The following proteins are co-located in the Polystyrenella longa genome:
- a CDS encoding DnaJ C-terminal domain-containing protein: MPQDDLYKTLGVSRTASANDIRKAYKKLAKQYHPDRNKGDEKASEKFKEVQDAYSVLSDENKRAQYDRFGTTHTSQAGRGGGNPFGGGNPFGGGGGAGGPGASPIDLGDIFGSFFGGGGGGGFDSDRGGFGGGAQAPQRPQKGENIPLEIEVPFHVAAEGGEHLLTLSRDGKRESIAIKVPAGIEYGKSIRLAGEGHPGRHGGPHGDLMVSVKYSKHPYFRREGSNILIDLPLTPAEAVLGAKVEVPTLAEGEVVMTIPPGTSSGAKLRLREKGVINPRTKQRGDQFVVIKIVVPKEPSSEVHELYEKLKEIDTTNPRADSWK, from the coding sequence ATGCCCCAGGACGATCTTTACAAAACTCTCGGTGTTTCCCGGACCGCGTCGGCGAACGATATCCGCAAAGCCTACAAGAAGCTCGCTAAGCAGTATCACCCCGACCGAAACAAAGGGGATGAAAAAGCGTCCGAGAAATTCAAGGAAGTTCAGGATGCCTACTCCGTACTGAGTGATGAGAATAAACGCGCTCAGTACGACCGATTCGGCACAACCCACACCAGCCAGGCAGGCCGGGGGGGAGGCAATCCCTTTGGCGGTGGAAACCCATTCGGCGGTGGCGGGGGAGCCGGCGGCCCGGGAGCAAGCCCGATCGATCTGGGTGATATCTTCGGCAGCTTTTTTGGCGGAGGCGGAGGGGGCGGTTTCGATTCGGATCGAGGTGGATTCGGTGGCGGAGCACAGGCGCCGCAGCGTCCCCAAAAAGGGGAAAACATCCCACTCGAAATCGAAGTCCCTTTTCACGTCGCGGCCGAAGGAGGCGAACATCTACTTACGCTCAGTCGCGATGGCAAACGGGAGTCGATTGCCATTAAAGTTCCCGCCGGAATTGAATACGGAAAATCAATCCGTCTCGCCGGAGAAGGGCACCCCGGTCGTCATGGCGGTCCGCACGGCGATCTGATGGTTTCCGTCAAATACAGCAAACACCCTTACTTCCGCCGGGAAGGCTCGAATATTCTGATCGATCTTCCACTCACTCCGGCCGAAGCCGTTCTGGGTGCGAAAGTGGAAGTCCCCACGCTCGCCGAAGGGGAAGTCGTCATGACCATTCCTCCCGGTACATCCAGTGGAGCGAAACTTCGACTACGCGAGAAGGGCGTCATCAACCCTCGCACCAAGCAACGGGGAGATCAGTTTGTGGTGATTAAAATCGTCGTTCCCAAAGAACCCTCTTCCGAAGTCCACGAACTTTATGAGAAACTGAAGGAAATCGACACCACCAACCCGCGGGCCGACAGTTGGAAATAA
- the folK gene encoding 2-amino-4-hydroxy-6-hydroxymethyldihydropteridine diphosphokinase produces the protein MLPPSKNRAFLSLGSNIEPDQNLRRAVELLQAYGDVVAVSSAWQSAPVGDTDQANFINAAVLLETPLSAEELKQTAMAQIETDLKRVRDPQNKNAARTIDLDLSLFNDDVLVLDGRTIPDEDILKRPFVAIPLAELEPGYLHPMEKVTLEEIAQRFTLSEWGMVRDVEITLE, from the coding sequence ATGTTGCCTCCCAGTAAGAACAGAGCGTTCCTCAGTCTGGGTTCAAATATAGAACCCGACCAGAACCTGCGCCGGGCCGTCGAGTTATTGCAGGCTTACGGCGACGTCGTTGCGGTTTCCTCGGCATGGCAAAGCGCACCGGTGGGCGATACGGATCAAGCCAACTTCATCAACGCGGCCGTGTTACTGGAAACGCCATTGAGTGCGGAAGAACTCAAACAGACGGCGATGGCACAAATCGAAACCGATTTAAAACGAGTCCGCGATCCCCAGAACAAAAACGCCGCACGGACGATTGACCTCGATCTGTCCCTCTTCAATGACGACGTCCTCGTACTCGATGGACGCACGATCCCGGATGAAGACATTCTGAAACGCCCATTTGTGGCGATCCCCCTGGCTGAACTGGAACCAGGTTATTTGCATCCTATGGAAAAGGTCACTTTGGAAGAAATCGCACAGCGATTCACATTAAGTGAGTGGGGAATGGTGCGGGACGTGGAGATTACTTTGGAATAA
- the rnpA gene encoding ribonuclease P protein component, producing MTATDHRFPQKCRLKTNASFQTVYNAKQAKGDNRLLIFAARNGLGYTRLGVSVSRKVGNAVCRGRFKRCFREAFRLERPELPVGLDLIFIPRRGTTADTDIYRQSIQKLIPQVLEVIERNERRASRSDRSSQ from the coding sequence ATGACAGCAACCGATCATCGTTTCCCGCAGAAATGCCGACTCAAGACCAACGCCAGCTTTCAGACGGTCTACAACGCCAAGCAGGCCAAAGGAGACAACCGACTCCTCATCTTCGCCGCCCGTAACGGACTTGGTTACACCCGTCTGGGTGTGAGTGTCTCTCGCAAAGTCGGCAACGCCGTCTGCCGTGGCCGCTTCAAACGCTGCTTCCGAGAAGCCTTCCGGTTGGAACGCCCCGAATTGCCTGTAGGACTCGATCTGATCTTCATTCCCCGTCGCGGCACCACGGCCGATACCGACATCTATCGCCAATCTATTCAGAAGCTGATTCCACAAGTGCTGGAGGTTATCGAGCGAAATGAACGCCGTGCGTCCCGTTCCGACAGGTCATCCCAATGA
- a CDS encoding mannose-1-phosphate guanylyltransferase, with product MLHTLILAGGSGTRFWPLSRKAFPKQLLDLTGEGSLLQQTSNRAQACAPSENLWVATGEHLVAPIQSQLPDLDSSHIIVEPCGRNTAPCIGLAALQLLAVDPEAVMLVLPSDQLITPVEEFRRAVEQGAKLIQDDSTRFVLFGAKPTFPSTGFGYIERGSALEKTSPTTFDVAAFHEKPNEPTAEKYLAAGSFYWNCGIFLWRADQVLAAIKKHQPDLYTHLERLQPAVGTDDWQSALEHEFPRMPSISIDYAVLEKADNVLVIEAPFEWDDLGSWKALRRLLPADQEGNIVHGNHTGSAKDSVIYSTNPNQLIATIGLEGCLVVQTDEVILIARNDDEQALKELLEQIKEEKNLERYL from the coding sequence ATGCTTCACACCCTCATCCTTGCCGGCGGTAGCGGGACTCGCTTCTGGCCTCTCAGCCGGAAGGCGTTTCCTAAACAATTGCTCGATCTGACCGGCGAAGGTTCCTTGCTCCAGCAAACCTCAAATCGAGCTCAGGCATGTGCCCCCAGCGAGAACTTGTGGGTGGCGACAGGAGAGCATCTTGTCGCTCCGATTCAGTCGCAACTTCCCGATCTCGACTCCTCGCACATTATCGTCGAGCCTTGCGGTCGAAATACGGCTCCCTGTATTGGGCTCGCCGCCCTGCAGCTTCTGGCAGTCGACCCGGAAGCCGTGATGCTCGTGTTGCCATCGGATCAACTCATCACGCCCGTCGAGGAATTCCGTCGAGCGGTGGAGCAGGGAGCTAAACTGATCCAAGACGATTCCACCCGCTTTGTCCTCTTCGGAGCAAAACCGACATTCCCCTCGACCGGCTTTGGATACATCGAACGGGGTAGTGCCCTCGAAAAGACATCGCCCACCACTTTCGACGTTGCTGCTTTCCACGAAAAACCGAATGAACCCACCGCCGAGAAATACCTGGCAGCCGGATCCTTCTACTGGAACTGCGGCATCTTCCTCTGGCGGGCCGATCAGGTTCTGGCGGCGATTAAAAAACATCAGCCCGATCTCTACACTCACTTGGAACGCTTGCAACCTGCGGTCGGAACAGATGATTGGCAATCCGCATTGGAACATGAATTTCCTCGCATGCCGTCGATCTCTATCGACTACGCCGTTCTCGAAAAGGCAGACAACGTCCTGGTGATCGAAGCCCCATTCGAATGGGACGACCTTGGCAGTTGGAAAGCACTCCGGCGATTGCTGCCGGCTGATCAAGAGGGAAATATCGTTCACGGAAATCATACTGGTTCCGCGAAGGACTCTGTTATCTATTCGACGAATCCAAATCAACTCATTGCCACGATCGGTCTCGAAGGATGTCTCGTCGTTCAAACAGATGAAGTCATCCTTATCGCACGGAACGATGACGAACAGGCTCTCAAGGAACTGCTCGAGCAAATCAAAGAGGAGAAAAACCTTGAACGCTACCTCTGA
- the ruvX gene encoding Holliday junction resolvase RuvX has translation MNATSDLINFPTEGRLLGVDFGTKRVGFAVSSGDQKYSSPLTVWQRQTEKGDARFLKKLVEDNQPVGLVVGLPVHMSGDEGEVAAQVREYGDWMAETLSLPICYWDERFTSAKAERLLFTSDLNEKQRKAKIDKLAAHLMLQSFLDTDDRSQAPPSFPVKSE, from the coding sequence TTGAACGCTACCTCTGACCTTATTAACTTCCCGACCGAGGGCCGTTTACTCGGTGTGGATTTCGGTACCAAACGTGTCGGGTTTGCCGTTTCATCCGGCGATCAGAAATACTCCAGCCCCCTCACCGTCTGGCAGAGACAGACCGAGAAGGGGGATGCCCGGTTCCTCAAAAAACTCGTGGAAGACAATCAGCCTGTCGGTCTTGTCGTCGGGCTTCCCGTCCACATGAGTGGAGACGAAGGCGAAGTCGCCGCCCAAGTGCGAGAGTATGGCGACTGGATGGCCGAGACCCTCTCGCTTCCCATCTGCTACTGGGACGAGCGGTTCACCTCCGCTAAAGCGGAAAGGCTTCTTTTCACTTCCGATTTAAACGAAAAACAACGCAAAGCTAAAATCGATAAGCTCGCGGCTCACCTGATGCTCCAGTCCTTCCTCGACACCGACGACCGCTCCCAGGCCCCACCTTCGTTTCCCGTGAAAAGTGAGTAA
- the yidD gene encoding membrane protein insertion efficiency factor YidD, whose product MMKLLQTIAAIPGYLLTGLIRLYQIFLSPLLGPSCRFHPTCSEYALLAIKKYGVLKGSWKATRRIFRCHPWNPGGYDPP is encoded by the coding sequence ATGATGAAACTGCTCCAGACGATCGCCGCGATTCCCGGTTACCTGCTAACCGGCTTGATTCGTCTCTATCAGATCTTCCTCAGCCCCTTGCTCGGTCCAAGTTGCCGCTTCCACCCCACCTGCAGCGAATACGCCTTGCTCGCAATCAAAAAGTACGGCGTCCTCAAAGGAAGCTGGAAAGCAACCCGCCGCATCTTCCGCTGCCACCCCTGGAACCCCGGCGGCTATGATCCCCCCTGA